One genomic region from Caballeronia sp. M1242 encodes:
- a CDS encoding SDR family oxidoreductase, with the protein MANSLSGKIAFVTGGARGIGAAVVSRLAAEGAAVAFTYRGSTAQASALAAKIEETGGRVLAIQSDAADADALTRAIDQAARHFGKIDVLVNNAGVLYLGPVDAFSLDDFDKTVAVNVRAVFVATKAVLPYMPAGGRIVNIGSTNADRMPFPGGAAYAMSKAALQGLVKGLARDLGPKGITVNNVQPGPVDTDMNPEQGEFGSALHALMAVQRHAKADEIAAMVAYVAGPEASFVTGASLMIDGGFSA; encoded by the coding sequence ATGGCAAACAGTCTCAGCGGCAAGATTGCTTTCGTCACGGGCGGCGCGCGCGGCATCGGCGCGGCGGTCGTCAGCCGGCTCGCGGCCGAAGGCGCGGCAGTCGCGTTCACCTATCGCGGATCGACGGCGCAAGCTTCGGCGCTCGCCGCGAAGATCGAGGAAACCGGTGGCCGCGTGCTCGCGATCCAGTCCGACGCCGCCGACGCCGACGCGCTGACTCGCGCGATCGATCAGGCCGCGCGCCACTTCGGCAAGATCGACGTTCTGGTCAACAACGCAGGCGTGCTGTATCTCGGCCCGGTCGATGCCTTCTCGCTCGACGACTTCGACAAGACCGTGGCCGTGAACGTGCGCGCCGTGTTCGTCGCGACGAAAGCGGTGCTGCCGTACATGCCGGCTGGCGGACGAATCGTGAATATCGGCAGCACGAACGCGGATCGCATGCCGTTCCCGGGCGGCGCGGCCTACGCGATGAGCAAAGCGGCGCTGCAAGGTCTCGTCAAGGGTCTCGCGCGCGATCTCGGCCCGAAAGGCATCACGGTGAACAACGTGCAGCCCGGCCCGGTCGACACCGACATGAACCCGGAGCAAGGCGAGTTCGGCTCCGCGCTGCACGCGCTGATGGCCGTGCAACGGCACGCCAAGGCCGACGAAATCGCCGCAATGGTGGCGTACGTCGCGGGTCCGGAAGCGTCGTTCGTGACGGGCGCGAGTTTGATGATCGACGGAGGCTTCAGCGCGTGA
- a CDS encoding PelD GGDEF domain-containing protein, whose product MNTVDGKPQASAKPGGAARPRRQRAAQSGQSVSRDMPWARVIAPSGISGRRAAFIAMEVAIATVVMAGICWLVDPADPLLLRTGFGWVWLLPVVFALRYGTLAGMASALMLLLAWYVSDAAGPPRPHAVFPGSFFFGGFVLTLLCGQFGDIWIGRQRQARIANDYLAERLSILTKNQFLLRLSHERLEQDVLARPATLRDSLARLRTLALNDEDDGPLIGAARFLKTAAQACQLETASLFVWNGNTVQTTPVASVGEPFTLDLADPLVAEARETLALTHPESRGISGAAGAEANTRYRAVAPLLDAGGRHVALLVVERMPFLAMTRDNLQFLLVLGGYYADSVRHAEISRSVLQAFPRCPYDFALDYARLVRLLRDTGVESSLVALVFDASELGVSLHEHVLRLRRSLDAQWPIFTATQRVVLTLMPLSGESAVAGYLLRIEENLRAQFGTDFESAGVATHSMRLSADSPIDALHQFLRLCHADA is encoded by the coding sequence ATGAATACCGTGGACGGCAAACCGCAGGCATCGGCCAAGCCGGGCGGCGCGGCGCGCCCGCGACGGCAACGCGCGGCACAAAGCGGGCAGTCGGTCTCGCGCGACATGCCGTGGGCGCGCGTCATCGCGCCTTCGGGCATTTCCGGCAGGCGGGCGGCGTTCATCGCGATGGAAGTCGCCATCGCGACCGTCGTCATGGCCGGCATCTGCTGGCTCGTCGATCCCGCCGATCCGCTGCTGCTGCGCACCGGCTTCGGCTGGGTGTGGCTGCTGCCGGTCGTCTTCGCGCTGCGCTACGGCACGCTCGCCGGCATGGCGAGCGCGCTCATGCTGCTGCTCGCGTGGTATGTATCGGACGCGGCCGGCCCGCCTCGCCCGCACGCGGTATTTCCCGGCAGCTTCTTCTTCGGCGGATTCGTGCTGACGCTTCTATGCGGCCAGTTCGGCGATATCTGGATCGGCCGTCAGCGGCAGGCGCGCATCGCCAACGACTATCTCGCCGAGCGTCTTTCCATTCTCACGAAGAACCAGTTCCTGCTGCGCCTGTCGCATGAACGGCTCGAACAGGACGTGCTCGCGCGCCCGGCCACGCTGCGCGATTCGCTCGCCCGCCTGCGCACGCTCGCGCTCAACGACGAGGACGACGGCCCGCTCATCGGCGCGGCGCGCTTTCTGAAGACGGCCGCGCAGGCGTGTCAGCTGGAAACCGCGAGCCTCTTCGTGTGGAACGGCAACACGGTGCAGACGACGCCGGTCGCGAGCGTCGGCGAACCGTTCACGCTCGATCTCGCCGATCCGCTCGTCGCCGAGGCGCGCGAAACGCTCGCGCTCACGCATCCGGAGTCGCGCGGGATATCGGGTGCCGCGGGCGCGGAAGCGAACACGCGCTACCGCGCCGTCGCGCCGCTCCTCGATGCAGGCGGCCGGCATGTCGCGCTGCTCGTCGTCGAGCGCATGCCGTTCCTCGCGATGACCCGCGACAACCTTCAGTTCCTGCTCGTGCTCGGCGGCTATTACGCGGACAGCGTGCGCCACGCCGAGATCAGCCGTTCGGTGTTGCAGGCGTTCCCGCGCTGTCCGTACGACTTCGCGCTGGACTACGCGCGCCTCGTGCGCCTCTTGCGCGATACGGGCGTGGAGTCGTCGCTCGTCGCGCTCGTCTTCGACGCGAGCGAGCTCGGCGTCTCGCTGCACGAACACGTGCTGCGGCTGCGGCGCTCGCTGGATGCGCAATGGCCCATCTTCACGGCGACACAGCGCGTCGTGCTTACGCTGATGCCGCTCTCCGGCGAAAGCGCGGTCGCGGGTTATCTGCTGCGCATCGAAGAAAACCTGCGCGCGCAGTTCGGCACGGACTTCGAATCGGCCGGCGTCGCGACGCATTCGATGCGTCTTTCCGCCGATTCGCCGATCGACGCGCTGCATCAGTTCCTGAGGCTGTGTCATGCCGACGCGTGA
- the pelF gene encoding GT4 family glycosyltransferase PelF, translating to MNANIADIPPTSWPALTTTLPKAPRADVVLLLEGTFPYVSGGVSSWVNQMIRAFPDLSFALCFLGSRPQDYPKASYALPENVVHQENHFLYDFAANPEVAKRRGDRAAFAQSAELHEAMRNPAMRAAAGSMLRDMLKDLAPDGRLSESEFLYSREAWNYVTEQYRERCTDPSFVDYFWTVRVMHKPLWLLARIADGLPDAGVYHTVSTGYAGFLGALAHYRTGRPLLVSEHGIYTKERKIDLFQSQWIRDNRSIFERDVSQVGYFRDLWVRFFETLGRVCYDAADDIIALYEGNRQRQVADGAPAQRTASIPNGVNLPRLAPLREKRAPGVPKTLCLIGRVVPIKDIKTFIRAMLTVVRKEPLAEAWIAGPEDEDVEYAKECRSLVESLGLEGKVKFLGFQKIEELLPKCGVLVLSSISEALPLVVLEGFAAGVPSVTTDVGSCRQLIYGLPGEDAALGAAGRVVQIADPRALADAALDLLDENNWRAAQAAGIARVERFYTQERMVGAYRVLYERLIGDETRAKQ from the coding sequence ATGAACGCAAACATCGCCGATATTCCGCCAACATCGTGGCCCGCGTTGACGACGACGCTGCCAAAGGCCCCGCGCGCCGACGTCGTGCTGCTGCTCGAAGGCACGTTCCCGTATGTGAGCGGTGGGGTGTCGAGCTGGGTCAATCAGATGATCCGCGCGTTTCCGGACCTGAGCTTTGCGCTGTGCTTTCTCGGCAGCCGTCCGCAGGATTATCCGAAGGCTTCGTATGCGCTGCCGGAGAACGTCGTGCATCAGGAGAATCACTTTCTCTATGACTTCGCCGCCAACCCCGAAGTGGCGAAGCGCCGCGGCGATCGGGCGGCCTTCGCGCAATCGGCGGAACTGCACGAAGCCATGCGCAATCCCGCGATGCGCGCCGCGGCCGGCTCCATGCTGCGCGACATGCTCAAAGACCTCGCGCCGGACGGCCGTCTCTCCGAGAGCGAGTTCCTCTACTCACGCGAGGCGTGGAACTACGTGACGGAGCAGTATCGCGAGCGATGCACCGACCCTTCGTTCGTCGATTATTTCTGGACCGTGCGCGTGATGCACAAGCCGCTCTGGCTGCTCGCGCGCATCGCCGACGGTCTGCCGGATGCCGGCGTCTATCACACCGTATCCACCGGCTATGCGGGCTTCCTCGGCGCGCTCGCGCACTATCGCACGGGCCGGCCGTTGCTCGTGTCGGAGCACGGCATCTATACGAAGGAACGCAAGATCGACCTGTTCCAGAGCCAGTGGATACGCGACAACCGCAGCATCTTCGAGCGCGACGTGTCGCAAGTCGGCTACTTCCGCGATCTGTGGGTGCGCTTCTTCGAAACGCTCGGGCGCGTGTGCTACGACGCGGCCGACGACATCATCGCGCTCTACGAAGGCAATCGCCAGCGGCAAGTGGCCGACGGCGCGCCCGCGCAACGGACGGCGAGCATTCCGAACGGCGTCAACCTGCCGCGACTCGCGCCGCTGCGCGAAAAGCGCGCGCCGGGCGTGCCGAAGACGCTGTGCCTGATCGGGCGCGTGGTGCCGATCAAGGACATCAAGACCTTCATTCGCGCGATGCTGACCGTGGTGCGCAAGGAACCGCTCGCGGAGGCGTGGATCGCCGGACCTGAAGACGAAGACGTCGAATACGCGAAGGAATGCCGCAGTCTCGTCGAAAGTCTCGGGCTCGAAGGCAAGGTGAAGTTTCTCGGCTTCCAGAAAATCGAAGAACTGCTCCCGAAATGCGGCGTGCTGGTGCTCAGTTCCATCTCCGAAGCGCTGCCGCTCGTGGTGCTCGAAGGCTTCGCGGCGGGCGTGCCTTCGGTGACGACCGATGTCGGCTCCTGCCGACAACTGATCTACGGCCTGCCCGGCGAAGACGCGGCGCTCGGCGCGGCGGGCCGCGTCGTGCAGATTGCCGATCCGCGCGCGCTCGCCGACGCCGCGCTCGATCTGCTCGACGAGAACAACTGGCGCGCGGCGCAGGCGGCAGGCATCGCGCGAGTGGAACGCTTCTACACGCAGGAGCGGATGGTCGGCGCGTATCGCGTGCTGTACGAGCGGCTCATCGGCGACGAAACGCGCGCGAAACAATAA
- a CDS encoding LysR family transcriptional regulator, with translation MESFNFLESFVVTAQTGSFSAAARRLGMTPAGVSKNVARLEQQLGLRLFHRSTRSLTLTDSGESFYQEVRAPFDALRDAVSHAAEQNGAPSGTLKVSVGVGFGREYLVPILGEFLDRYPAIVPDVHFDNRPVDLIGEGYDAAIGGGIELNEGVVARELAPAHVIVVASPAYMADKPMPAHPSELEAFDGIARRSVSSGRVFAWKLRNAVGEQCLVRHRTRLIFDDPEAMAAAAMQGLGIALIPMPHAARWLQQGSLMRLLPGWFAELGAISLYYPSKKLLPPKTRVFVDFVVDAFRSGRINARLDSR, from the coding sequence GTGGAATCGTTCAACTTTCTGGAGTCGTTCGTCGTCACGGCGCAGACCGGCAGTTTCTCGGCGGCGGCCCGCAGGCTCGGGATGACGCCGGCCGGCGTCAGCAAGAACGTCGCGCGGCTGGAGCAGCAACTCGGGCTGCGGCTCTTTCATCGAAGCACGCGCAGCCTGACGCTGACGGACAGCGGCGAGAGCTTCTATCAGGAAGTGCGCGCGCCGTTCGACGCGCTGCGCGATGCCGTCTCGCACGCGGCGGAGCAAAACGGCGCGCCGTCCGGCACGCTGAAAGTGAGCGTCGGCGTCGGTTTCGGGCGCGAGTATCTGGTGCCGATCCTCGGCGAATTTCTGGACCGTTACCCGGCCATCGTCCCGGACGTGCATTTCGACAACCGGCCTGTCGATCTCATCGGCGAGGGCTACGACGCGGCGATCGGCGGCGGCATCGAACTGAACGAAGGCGTCGTGGCGCGCGAGCTCGCGCCGGCGCATGTGATCGTGGTGGCGTCGCCCGCGTACATGGCGGACAAGCCGATGCCCGCGCATCCGTCCGAGCTCGAAGCGTTCGACGGCATCGCGCGCCGTTCGGTGTCGTCGGGGCGCGTCTTCGCGTGGAAGCTGCGCAACGCCGTGGGCGAGCAGTGTCTCGTCCGGCATCGCACGCGCCTGATCTTCGACGACCCCGAAGCGATGGCCGCCGCCGCCATGCAAGGGCTCGGCATCGCGCTGATTCCCATGCCGCACGCCGCGCGCTGGCTCCAGCAAGGCAGCCTCATGCGCCTGTTGCCGGGCTGGTTCGCCGAGCTCGGCGCGATCAGTCTGTACTATCCGAGCAAGAAGCTCTTGCCGCCGAAAACGCGCGTGTTTGTCGATTTCGTGGTGGACGCTTTCCGCTCCGGGCGGATCAACGCGCGCCTCGACTCGCGCTAG
- the pelG gene encoding exopolysaccharide Pel transporter PelG, protein MAGIGFELRKMLRRDTLVGLMQAYAYAGLISAGPWILSIIGMLLIGILSLPFVLPTGLITQFQVSVTYLISLSLVLTGPLQLGFTRFTSDRLFEKRADMVLPNYHGAALVSTVAATLLGGIAVVFLFRDQSAAYRLLMLAGFVVMSNIWLATIFLSGMKQYMSILWVFFIGYTLTAGAAITLNVFGLTGLLGGFVFGQTVLLAGLLTLIYRDYTSDRFIAYDFFSRRYRYPTLMATGFLYNLGIWVDKYMFWYAPGTGQTVIGPLRASIIYDIPVFLAYLAIIPGMAVFLMRIETDFVEYYDAFYGAVREGASLQHIERMRNAMVEALRNGLYEIVKVQATAALLLFAISATLLSWLRISTLYSPLLYVDVIAASLQVLFMGVINVFFYLDKRRVVLALVALFVASNVVLTGLTLMANPGWYGFGFAGSLLVVVLASLVWLDRKLDSLEYETFMIQ, encoded by the coding sequence ATGGCGGGAATCGGCTTCGAACTGCGCAAGATGCTTCGGCGCGACACGCTCGTCGGGCTGATGCAGGCGTATGCCTACGCGGGCCTCATCAGCGCGGGACCGTGGATTCTGTCGATCATCGGCATGCTGCTGATCGGCATTCTGAGCCTGCCGTTCGTGCTGCCGACCGGACTCATCACGCAGTTCCAGGTCTCGGTGACGTACCTCATTTCGCTGTCGCTCGTGCTGACCGGGCCGCTGCAACTCGGCTTCACGCGCTTCACCTCCGACCGCCTCTTCGAGAAGCGCGCCGACATGGTGTTGCCGAACTATCACGGCGCGGCGCTCGTTTCGACCGTCGCCGCGACGCTGCTCGGCGGCATCGCGGTCGTCTTCCTGTTTCGCGATCAGTCAGCGGCGTACCGTCTGCTGATGCTCGCCGGCTTCGTCGTGATGAGCAACATCTGGCTCGCGACCATCTTTCTGTCCGGCATGAAGCAGTACATGTCGATTCTGTGGGTGTTTTTCATCGGCTATACGCTGACGGCGGGCGCGGCGATCACGCTGAACGTGTTCGGCCTGACAGGGCTGCTCGGCGGCTTCGTGTTCGGGCAGACGGTGCTGCTCGCGGGCTTGCTCACGCTCATTTATCGCGATTACACGAGCGACCGCTTCATCGCGTATGACTTCTTCTCGCGGCGTTACCGCTATCCGACGCTGATGGCGACGGGCTTTCTCTACAACCTCGGCATCTGGGTCGACAAGTACATGTTCTGGTACGCGCCGGGCACGGGCCAGACGGTCATCGGGCCGTTGCGCGCGTCGATCATCTACGACATTCCCGTGTTCCTCGCCTACCTCGCGATCATTCCCGGCATGGCCGTGTTTCTGATGCGCATCGAGACGGACTTCGTCGAGTACTACGACGCGTTCTATGGCGCGGTGCGCGAAGGCGCGTCGTTGCAACACATCGAGCGCATGCGCAATGCAATGGTCGAGGCGCTGCGCAATGGGCTCTACGAGATTGTCAAGGTGCAGGCGACGGCCGCCCTGCTGCTTTTCGCGATCAGCGCGACGCTGCTCAGCTGGCTGCGCATTTCGACGCTCTATTCGCCGCTGCTTTATGTCGATGTGATCGCCGCGAGCCTGCAAGTGCTCTTCATGGGCGTCATCAACGTGTTCTTCTATCTGGACAAGCGGCGCGTGGTGCTGGCGCTCGTCGCACTGTTCGTCGCGTCGAACGTGGTGCTGACGGGACTGACGCTCATGGCGAATCCCGGCTGGTACGGCTTCGGATTCGCGGGATCGCTGCTCGTCGTGGTGCTCGCGAGTCTCGTCTGGCTGGATCGAAAGCTCGATTCGCTTGAATACGAGACCTTCATGATCCAGTGA
- a CDS encoding penicillin-binding protein activator LpoB: MKTTRQFERWAGLLSSVWVALALNACAVVDRSDNASAPLDKNASWTVLPITNRTETPQAGLRASAIAQSLLTSGGVALTRYPDSGDEETLFDTAKPGIDTKALAWARSQNVRYALTGTVTEWRYKVGVDGEPAVGLTFDVVDVASGKVVWSAAGSRTGWSRDALSGVAQKLEKELLGALTK, encoded by the coding sequence ATGAAAACGACACGACAATTCGAACGATGGGCGGGCCTCTTGAGCAGCGTGTGGGTCGCGCTCGCGCTGAACGCCTGCGCGGTGGTGGATCGCAGCGACAACGCCAGCGCCCCGCTCGACAAGAACGCGAGCTGGACCGTGCTGCCGATTACCAATCGCACGGAAACGCCGCAGGCGGGACTGCGCGCGTCGGCCATCGCGCAGAGTCTGCTGACATCGGGCGGCGTGGCGCTCACGCGCTATCCGGATAGCGGCGACGAGGAGACGCTCTTCGATACCGCGAAGCCCGGCATCGATACGAAGGCGCTCGCATGGGCGCGCTCGCAGAACGTGCGCTATGCGTTGACCGGCACGGTGACGGAATGGCGCTACAAGGTCGGCGTGGATGGCGAGCCCGCCGTGGGCCTGACCTTCGATGTCGTCGATGTCGCAAGCGGCAAGGTCGTCTGGAGCGCGGCGGGCAGCCGCACCGGCTGGAGCCGCGACGCGCTCTCGGGCGTCGCGCAAAAGCTCGAAAAAGAGCTGCTCGGCGCGTTGACGAAGTAA
- a CDS encoding DUF2231 domain-containing protein, which produces MKPIRPRYRSRLATALFEWLNPIPYGLFVGTLIFDIIYAINAVIFWAKGAAWLVTVGLLFAIIPRFINLGHVWFGGRGTVTSLERTDFWLNLLGIIAAVVNAFVHSRDAYAMVPLSVILSVVTVVLLSAGQVMLAFDKFNRFNLPEAVRE; this is translated from the coding sequence ATGAAACCGATTCGCCCGCGCTACCGCTCGCGCCTGGCCACGGCGCTTTTCGAGTGGCTCAATCCGATTCCATATGGTCTCTTCGTCGGCACGCTGATCTTCGACATCATCTATGCGATCAACGCCGTCATCTTCTGGGCGAAGGGCGCGGCGTGGCTCGTTACGGTGGGCCTGCTCTTCGCGATCATTCCGCGGTTCATCAATCTCGGTCACGTCTGGTTCGGCGGGCGAGGCACGGTCACGAGCCTCGAACGCACCGACTTCTGGCTGAATCTGCTCGGCATCATCGCGGCGGTGGTGAACGCGTTCGTTCACTCGCGCGACGCCTACGCGATGGTCCCGCTCAGCGTCATCCTCTCGGTCGTCACGGTCGTCCTGCTGAGCGCCGGGCAAGTGATGCTGGCCTTCGACAAGTTCAACCGCTTCAATCTGCCGGAGGCCGTCCGTGAATAA
- a CDS encoding sorbosone dehydrogenase family protein — MAVATCLAGCDEHASYESQQQAGANPPLPNARNFLAPPMQVPKHVGWKSGETPKVADGLKIEGIASGLEHPRQVYALPNGDILVAESSSPDEEPVTTPKQLIAGMVQTRSGKEAKGGNRITLLRKPANGSGEWEKHVFIDHLHSPFGMQLVGNTLFVADTDAILAFPYQTGATHIDGTGVELTDLPSTINHHWTKALLASPDGKKLYVGVGSNSNVGENGLEVEYRRAAVLEVDIATGGSRVYASGIRNPTSLQWEPKTGKLWAVANERDEIGADLVPDYLTSVKEHAFYGWPYSYYGQHVDERVHQQRPDLVQKAIKPDYAIGSHVAPLGLLFYTGNNLPEQYRGGAFIGEHGSWDRSPLAGYAVAYVAFQDGQPVGAPKPVVTGFVSADEKQLRGAPVGLAEDKDGALLVADDAGNAVWRVSKAGG, encoded by the coding sequence ATGGCCGTTGCGACCTGCCTCGCCGGATGCGACGAGCACGCGTCCTACGAATCGCAGCAGCAGGCCGGCGCGAATCCGCCGCTGCCGAACGCGCGCAACTTCCTCGCCCCGCCGATGCAGGTGCCGAAGCACGTCGGCTGGAAAAGCGGCGAGACGCCCAAGGTTGCGGACGGGCTGAAGATAGAAGGCATCGCGTCGGGGCTGGAGCATCCGCGTCAGGTGTACGCGCTGCCGAACGGCGATATCCTCGTGGCGGAATCCAGCAGTCCTGACGAAGAGCCGGTCACGACGCCCAAGCAGCTCATCGCGGGCATGGTGCAGACGCGCTCGGGCAAGGAAGCGAAAGGCGGCAACCGCATCACGCTGTTGCGCAAGCCCGCAAACGGCAGCGGCGAATGGGAGAAGCACGTCTTCATCGACCATCTGCATTCGCCGTTCGGCATGCAATTGGTCGGCAATACGCTTTTCGTCGCCGATACCGACGCGATTCTCGCGTTCCCGTATCAGACCGGCGCGACGCATATCGACGGCACGGGCGTCGAGCTTACCGATCTGCCGAGCACCATCAACCATCACTGGACGAAGGCGCTGCTCGCGAGCCCCGATGGCAAGAAGCTGTACGTGGGCGTCGGCTCGAACAGCAACGTCGGCGAGAACGGGCTCGAAGTGGAATACCGCCGCGCGGCCGTGCTGGAAGTCGACATTGCGACGGGCGGCAGCCGCGTGTACGCCTCCGGCATCCGCAATCCGACCTCGCTCCAATGGGAGCCGAAGACGGGCAAACTCTGGGCGGTGGCGAACGAACGCGACGAGATCGGCGCGGATCTCGTTCCTGACTATCTGACTTCGGTGAAGGAGCACGCTTTCTACGGCTGGCCCTATAGCTACTATGGACAGCACGTCGATGAGCGCGTGCATCAGCAAAGACCTGATCTCGTGCAGAAAGCCATCAAGCCGGACTACGCCATCGGCTCGCACGTCGCGCCGCTCGGGCTGCTGTTCTATACCGGCAACAACCTTCCCGAGCAGTATCGCGGCGGCGCGTTTATCGGCGAGCACGGCAGCTGGGACCGTTCGCCGCTCGCGGGCTATGCGGTCGCGTATGTCGCGTTCCAGGACGGCCAGCCGGTCGGCGCGCCGAAGCCCGTCGTCACCGGTTTCGTGTCGGCCGACGAGAAGCAGTTGCGCGGCGCGCCGGTCGGACTGGCCGAGGACAAGGACGGCGCGCTCCTCGTCGCCGACGACGCCGGGAACGCGGTCTGGCGCGTGAGCAAGGCAGGCGGCTAG